Part of the Pempheris klunzingeri isolate RE-2024b unplaced genomic scaffold, fPemKlu1.hap1 Scaffold_268, whole genome shotgun sequence genome, ggccctattttttaaaacatattttgaactgatccagtggatcacctcagccagcagctgtgacACGGGTGGTTTAACcataaacagcaaacacaccagactacattccctaaaacagggatttaagccAAGAGTTGTTTGTCTATCACTGCCccgatcagttagtttgtttagaTTATTGTGccactctggtgttttaaagggttaattggatccaacacagtatttgtgaaacacacaataacacaaacaaactaacagatcaaggcagcGGGAGACCAGAAGCTCCTGTGTtcttgtgaggtaaaattactgtttttgtcaatggagtctggtgtctttgaagagaacGATGGAACAGCTGTTGCCATGACACTAAAAACCTGTGCAGGCCGATTTGCTTCCATACAGATCAGGggtgtttctgttattctgCCCAGCCTCTGTAGGTACGTTACCTGCTCTGTAGGGGTCGTGTCTCGTGTCCTGCCAGTCGACCTCGTCCTCCGAGCTGTCGCTGTCTTCATACGGATGGACCATGCGGTAGTTCTCAAAGGAGATAGACACTGGACACGGACATCACGACTGACgttacacacactttaaatcACTCAGGAGGGTTTTAATGTGCGTCGGACCGTTGTGCTCGTACCTTTGCTGTCTCCGTTGAACTTCCTCTCCTCCCGGCGGAGCTGATCGTCGCACTCGCGGTCAAACTGCATCTGCAGCATCTGTGCGAGCATCAGGTCACTGGTGGTGTCGGAAACCTCGTCGCACAGCAGCAGATCTGCTCcggagctgaaacacacacccagagaGGACGTCTCACTTCTGCCAACTTTCACTTTAAGAAACCATTT contains:
- the LOC139225460 gene encoding serine/threonine-protein kinase RIO3-like, with amino-acid sequence MDQTGVAAETPKSPWGSVAPAAPACSLTDVMSEQLARQLEEENQAFPTLADSGADLLLCDEVSDTTSDLMLAQMLQMQFDRECDDQLRREERKFNGDSKVSISFENYRMVHPYEDSDSSEDEVDWQDTRHDPYRA